The following are encoded together in the Capsulimonas corticalis genome:
- a CDS encoding cellulase family glycosylhydrolase yields the protein MNPRPLCVLALAAAAPLALTAPARAATTLVSPSLQASVDLSEVTFTYKLATAAGSDGGNVNIQIFLQNLDTGKYVTLSPREVNGTPIKIPLLPDGSDNTGTFQVTAPIGRYGGGKVVLFAEGSSFTKPVATFTVPPMNFTVKTDAVRVTAPTLTVDMQAVQAPATDGKLHVPYTVKYPANFTNTKNVFWVMIKGKGVFKQQYAKMTQAVHKTEKGDEFEQINGEFIVDMPAQPGVYNANLGLFDANWKMYQWVYPGVDFDQGDWVVRADPSHYPNITHALTPGKAPFFLGGNYGNAIATIGSAANDTPTFFKLLRAEAGLTVLRTNFDPERYEAETLYRKKVSQIVENMLSAGVVPCLSPQDMPPGASLEERAAKLEVVDKRMATDFAGKPVIFDVLNEPHEYTTWAQWKPVAVSLARAVKAANPKAFVVVESEGFAEDMSAASESPIGEGLVDLYGWHSYHASLAELPKKAGHGIPVWLEEYHNTGAAFHAELPKIPNLKGLAAWAWTTPGQDGLPLVKSVNGAELTLSASGEKIAAYYRHWRDGETVSADADVADASPVTPAPPAGGYSGGIPPPQSGLTVEQVREIARQVFVEMSKKQGKK from the coding sequence ATGAACCCGCGCCCACTCTGCGTCCTCGCTCTCGCCGCCGCCGCGCCCCTGGCGCTGACCGCGCCGGCGCGGGCGGCGACAACGCTGGTCAGCCCTTCGCTGCAAGCGTCCGTGGATCTGAGCGAAGTCACGTTCACCTATAAGCTCGCCACGGCGGCGGGGAGCGACGGCGGCAATGTTAATATCCAGATCTTCCTGCAAAATCTCGATACAGGCAAATATGTTACGCTTTCGCCCCGCGAAGTGAACGGAACGCCGATCAAGATCCCGCTCTTGCCGGATGGCTCCGACAACACGGGGACGTTCCAGGTAACCGCGCCGATCGGCCGCTACGGCGGCGGCAAAGTGGTTCTCTTTGCGGAGGGCAGCAGCTTTACGAAGCCCGTCGCCACATTTACCGTTCCCCCCATGAACTTCACCGTCAAGACGGACGCTGTGAGGGTCACGGCGCCGACTTTGACGGTCGATATGCAGGCGGTCCAGGCCCCAGCCACGGACGGCAAACTCCACGTCCCTTACACCGTCAAGTATCCGGCGAACTTCACCAATACCAAGAACGTATTTTGGGTGATGATCAAGGGCAAGGGCGTGTTCAAACAGCAGTACGCCAAAATGACTCAGGCGGTGCATAAGACCGAAAAAGGCGATGAGTTTGAGCAGATCAACGGAGAGTTCATCGTCGATATGCCCGCGCAGCCCGGTGTTTACAACGCCAATCTGGGACTCTTCGACGCCAATTGGAAGATGTACCAGTGGGTTTACCCGGGGGTCGATTTCGATCAGGGCGATTGGGTCGTTCGCGCGGACCCGTCGCACTATCCAAACATTACGCATGCGCTCACACCCGGGAAGGCCCCGTTTTTCCTGGGAGGCAATTATGGAAACGCAATCGCCACGATTGGCTCGGCGGCGAATGATACTCCCACGTTTTTCAAGCTGCTGCGCGCCGAGGCTGGACTGACGGTATTGCGGACAAACTTTGACCCGGAGCGCTATGAAGCCGAAACCCTGTACCGCAAGAAGGTCTCGCAAATCGTGGAGAACATGCTGAGCGCCGGCGTCGTTCCGTGCTTGTCGCCCCAGGATATGCCCCCAGGGGCGTCGCTGGAGGAGCGGGCGGCAAAGCTGGAGGTCGTGGATAAGCGGATGGCGACGGACTTCGCCGGCAAGCCCGTCATCTTCGATGTCCTGAATGAGCCGCACGAATACACGACCTGGGCGCAGTGGAAGCCGGTCGCTGTCAGCCTCGCGCGCGCCGTCAAGGCGGCGAACCCCAAAGCCTTTGTCGTGGTGGAGTCCGAAGGGTTTGCGGAGGACATGTCGGCCGCTTCGGAATCGCCGATCGGCGAGGGACTGGTGGATCTTTACGGCTGGCACTCGTATCATGCGAGTCTCGCGGAGCTCCCTAAGAAAGCCGGACATGGTATTCCGGTCTGGCTGGAGGAGTATCACAACACCGGCGCCGCCTTCCACGCCGAGCTTCCCAAGATCCCCAATCTCAAAGGGCTGGCCGCCTGGGCGTGGACGACGCCTGGGCAGGACGGACTGCCGCTCGTGAAATCCGTCAACGGCGCGGAGCTCACGCTGTCCGCCAGCGGCGAGAAGATCGCGGCGTATTATCGGCATTGGCGCGACGGCGAAACAGTAAGCGCCGACGCGGACGTCGCCGATGCGTCTCCAGTCACGCCGGCGCCGCCCGCCGGCGGGTACAGCGGCGGAATCCCTCCGCCGCAATCGGGTCTCACCGTGGAGCAAGTCCGAGAGATCGCGCGTCAGGTCTTTGTCGAGATGTCGAAGAAACAGGGAAAGAAGTAG
- a CDS encoding glycoside hydrolase family 18 protein yields the protein MKSARLTLFHLLLAGAGAACFISPAAAKTAIKKPAKPAPVQKAAPSLWVSAYYANWVQEAGVLTPEKIDYSAFSHLIHFHVIPANDGTIDPVKSITEAESAALLAPAHAAGRKVLLCVGGGDTGAAFRSAISEEIRPRFITTLVTLATSRGYDGLDIDMEPIEDVDVPNYEAFIHELHAQMKLVNPDLLLTCAISSQAPMFGRLAPEFDQVNAMTYDQAGLWDGWKTWFNSALYNGGERRLNAVRAFPSVSDSVRDYLLAGIPRTKLGIGLAFYGYAWTGADGPNQSTQGVKVDAIEYYNIMDKYDNPERRRWDNGAHAPYLSVEATEGSDRKFISFDNELLITQKIDYARKQHLGGLIIWELGSGYRDSQPEGKKDVLLQSVKHAWRTPATQLAASPNL from the coding sequence TTGAAAAGCGCACGACTCACACTTTTTCACCTCCTGCTCGCCGGAGCAGGCGCGGCGTGTTTCATTTCTCCCGCCGCCGCCAAAACGGCGATCAAAAAACCAGCCAAGCCGGCGCCCGTCCAGAAGGCCGCTCCGTCCTTGTGGGTAAGCGCGTACTACGCGAATTGGGTTCAGGAAGCCGGCGTGCTGACGCCGGAGAAGATCGATTACTCGGCCTTCTCGCATTTGATCCATTTTCACGTAATTCCCGCCAATGACGGAACGATCGATCCGGTCAAATCCATTACGGAAGCCGAATCGGCGGCGTTGCTGGCGCCCGCGCATGCGGCGGGGCGCAAAGTCCTGCTGTGCGTCGGCGGCGGAGACACCGGCGCGGCGTTTCGATCCGCGATCTCGGAGGAGATCCGGCCACGGTTTATCACCACGCTCGTCACACTCGCGACGTCACGCGGTTATGACGGCCTGGATATCGATATGGAGCCCATTGAGGATGTCGACGTCCCGAATTACGAGGCGTTTATCCATGAGCTTCACGCGCAAATGAAGCTCGTCAATCCTGACCTGCTGCTCACCTGCGCCATCTCCTCCCAGGCGCCCATGTTTGGGCGCCTGGCGCCGGAGTTCGATCAAGTCAACGCGATGACGTACGATCAGGCCGGGTTGTGGGACGGATGGAAGACCTGGTTCAACTCCGCGCTGTACAACGGGGGCGAGCGCCGGCTGAACGCCGTGCGCGCCTTCCCGTCCGTCAGCGATTCCGTCCGCGACTATCTTCTCGCCGGCATCCCCCGCACAAAGCTCGGCATCGGCCTCGCCTTCTATGGATACGCCTGGACCGGCGCCGACGGCCCCAATCAGAGCACGCAGGGGGTAAAGGTGGACGCAATCGAATACTACAATATTATGGATAAGTACGATAATCCGGAACGACGCCGCTGGGACAATGGCGCGCACGCGCCCTATCTGAGCGTCGAAGCCACGGAAGGATCGGACCGAAAGTTTATCTCCTTCGATAACGAGCTGCTGATCACCCAAAAGATCGATTACGCCCGCAAGCAGCATCTGGGCGGCCTCATCATCTGGGAGCTGGGAAGCGGATACCGCGACAGCCAGCCCGAAGGCAAAAAAGACGTTCTTCTGCAAAGCGTCAAGCACGCATGGCGAACGCCGGCGACACAGCTCGCCGCCAGCCCAAACCTTTAG
- a CDS encoding DUF817 domain-containing protein, which translates to MNPLTRRLARWIPWKPRWMAEFARQELLASVFPITLFACLGITSFFHVLGLARYDALLLLCIAAQYVMWRIGWESTDEVKVIGVFHVLGLTLEIFKIHHGCWSYPAEGWTKIAGVPLYSGFMYASVASYFCQAWRRLEIRLIAYPSLRVSAPLAAAIYLNFFLEHYLPDARRLLIPLVFLVFARTKARYRIAGALYQMPVPLGLMAVGFFVWIAENIGTLLGAWRYPNQIHSWGLVDPAKATSWFLLVVVTFLIVAQLKHVKEDRERRLRRREGERMRRARRQIVRQT; encoded by the coding sequence ATGAACCCACTCACCCGACGTCTGGCGCGCTGGATCCCTTGGAAACCGAGATGGATGGCCGAGTTTGCTCGGCAGGAGCTGCTCGCCAGTGTCTTTCCGATTACCCTCTTTGCTTGTTTGGGCATAACGTCGTTCTTTCATGTCCTGGGGCTGGCGCGGTATGACGCCCTGCTGCTGCTTTGCATCGCGGCGCAGTACGTGATGTGGCGGATCGGGTGGGAGAGTACGGATGAGGTCAAGGTAATCGGCGTGTTCCATGTGCTGGGATTGACACTGGAAATCTTCAAGATCCATCACGGCTGCTGGAGCTATCCCGCCGAGGGATGGACGAAGATCGCGGGCGTGCCGCTTTACAGTGGCTTCATGTACGCCAGTGTCGCCAGTTATTTCTGCCAGGCGTGGCGGCGGCTGGAGATTCGACTGATCGCGTATCCCTCGCTGCGTGTTTCCGCGCCTCTGGCGGCGGCCATCTATCTGAACTTCTTCCTCGAACACTATTTGCCGGACGCCCGCCGGCTGCTGATTCCTCTGGTCTTTCTGGTCTTCGCGCGGACAAAGGCGCGTTATCGTATCGCCGGCGCTTTGTATCAAATGCCGGTTCCTCTCGGGCTGATGGCGGTCGGCTTCTTCGTCTGGATCGCGGAGAACATTGGGACGCTTCTGGGCGCCTGGCGCTATCCCAATCAGATCCATTCCTGGGGACTGGTCGATCCGGCGAAAGCGACCTCATGGTTTTTGCTGGTCGTCGTCACATTTTTGATCGTCGCGCAGCTCAAGCATGTCAAGGAAGATCGGGAAAGACGGCTCAGACGACGTGAAGGAGAGCGAATGCGCCGCGCGCGCCGGCAAATTGTGAGACAGACGTGA
- a CDS encoding SGNH/GDSL hydrolase family protein, whose protein sequence is MTPLLVLGGEAWMATLGPRLHYIDPVYAPMHFGASGPPLTYLVLGDSTAAGQGGDYRIGIAQSTARHLAETYRVTLINQAVSGATAADVVRDQLPRIRALKPDLVLISLGANDVTHFTTAESLRASLETIVTQILADRPGARIVLTASPQMGSVPRFAQPLRWFAGTQTTRINSVFVAVIRERRLTLAPLAAKTGPIFARDPSLFAADQFHPNDRGYAVWILVLNEALDRAMGNPYSRNSL, encoded by the coding sequence TTGACGCCGCTTCTGGTCTTAGGGGGCGAAGCCTGGATGGCGACGCTCGGACCGCGCCTTCACTACATCGATCCCGTGTATGCCCCGATGCATTTTGGCGCGTCGGGACCGCCGTTGACTTATCTCGTGCTCGGCGACAGCACCGCCGCCGGCCAGGGCGGCGACTATCGCATTGGGATCGCCCAATCGACCGCGCGCCATCTCGCCGAAACGTATCGAGTGACTCTGATCAACCAGGCCGTCTCCGGCGCGACCGCCGCCGATGTCGTCCGCGATCAGCTCCCGCGGATCCGCGCCCTCAAGCCCGATCTCGTCTTGATCTCACTCGGCGCCAACGATGTCACCCACTTCACCACCGCCGAATCCCTGCGCGCCAGCCTTGAAACGATCGTCACGCAAATCCTCGCCGACCGTCCCGGCGCGCGAATTGTCCTGACCGCCTCGCCGCAAATGGGCAGCGTTCCACGCTTCGCCCAGCCGCTGCGCTGGTTCGCCGGTACGCAAACCACCCGCATCAACTCCGTCTTCGTCGCCGTTATCCGCGAGCGCCGCCTGACGCTCGCCCCGCTCGCCGCGAAAACCGGCCCCATCTTCGCCCGCGACCCTTCGCTCTTCGCCGCCGACCAATTCCACCCCAATGACCGAGGCTACGCCGTCTGGATCCTCGTTTTGAATGAGGCGCTGGACCGAGCGATGGGAAATCCCTATTCCCGCAACTCGCTTTAG
- a CDS encoding beta-N-acetylhexosaminidase, protein MKHTDQAPNGRNPVRTSPTAVGIVPKPNHITDGEGEFHLNAATVFIATGDAHAEASYLADYLSHAAGFPLPVHETEDASDSIVEMRIDPSDTRRGSEGYRLTVTPRRTEIVAATPAGLFHGGQTLLQLLPPTVYGASPIEPQDWTVPCVEIDDSPRFAWRGAMLDVTRHFLSVEFVKKFIDLLALHKMNVLHLHLNDDQGWRIEIKKYPKLTTIGAYRPETLVGRAMQDPSDRDFDPCQQEFDGVPHGGFYTQDEMRAIVEYARVRHVQIVPEIEMPGHAQAAVAAYPELGVSDHTEGVTCIATDVSQVWGIHPTLFNASEETFAFLQDVLTEVMEIFPSRDIHVGGDEAVKTQWRESPSIQARMRELGLEDEHALQSYFIGRMDTFLTQHGRRLIGWDEILEGGLAQNAAVMSWRGEAGGVAAAEKGHDVVMADHKHTYFDYYQSEDRSSEPLAFSNTLTLATVYHYEPIPEALAPEFAHHILGAQAQLWTEYMPDSKQVEYMALPRLAALAEVTWTDAAHKDFTDFGERLSVHFRRLDALHVNYRPTHFDERKDRV, encoded by the coding sequence ATGAAACATACCGACCAAGCGCCCAACGGGCGCAATCCCGTCCGCACGTCCCCGACGGCGGTCGGGATCGTCCCAAAACCAAATCACATCACCGATGGAGAAGGCGAATTCCATCTGAACGCCGCGACGGTTTTCATCGCCACGGGCGACGCCCACGCCGAAGCATCGTATCTCGCGGATTATTTGTCCCATGCGGCGGGCTTCCCGCTCCCAGTTCATGAGACCGAGGACGCTTCCGATTCGATCGTGGAGATGCGCATCGATCCCAGCGATACGCGCCGAGGTTCGGAGGGATATCGCCTCACCGTTACGCCGCGCCGGACCGAGATCGTCGCCGCGACGCCGGCGGGTCTGTTCCACGGCGGGCAGACCCTGCTGCAGCTTTTGCCGCCGACGGTCTATGGCGCATCGCCGATCGAGCCCCAGGACTGGACCGTTCCGTGCGTTGAGATCGATGATTCCCCGCGCTTCGCCTGGCGCGGCGCGATGCTGGATGTCACGCGCCACTTCCTGTCCGTGGAGTTCGTGAAGAAGTTCATCGATCTGCTGGCGCTGCACAAAATGAACGTGCTGCATCTGCATCTCAATGACGATCAGGGATGGCGCATCGAGATCAAAAAATATCCGAAGCTGACCACGATCGGCGCTTATCGGCCGGAAACGCTGGTGGGACGCGCGATGCAGGATCCTTCGGACCGAGACTTCGACCCCTGCCAGCAGGAATTCGACGGCGTTCCCCATGGCGGCTTCTATACGCAGGACGAAATGCGGGCCATCGTGGAATACGCGCGCGTCCGGCATGTCCAGATCGTCCCGGAGATCGAAATGCCGGGTCACGCGCAGGCCGCAGTCGCGGCGTATCCGGAGCTTGGCGTTTCCGATCATACCGAGGGCGTCACATGCATCGCCACGGACGTCAGCCAGGTCTGGGGGATCCACCCCACCCTGTTCAATGCGTCCGAGGAAACATTCGCCTTTTTGCAGGATGTCCTGACGGAAGTCATGGAGATCTTCCCCTCGCGCGACATCCACGTCGGCGGCGACGAGGCGGTGAAGACCCAGTGGCGCGAAAGCCCCAGCATCCAGGCGCGTATGCGTGAGCTGGGTCTGGAAGACGAGCATGCGCTGCAATCGTACTTTATCGGCCGGATGGACACGTTCCTCACCCAGCATGGCCGCCGCTTGATCGGATGGGACGAGATCCTCGAAGGCGGGCTGGCGCAGAACGCCGCCGTGATGTCCTGGCGCGGGGAAGCCGGCGGCGTGGCCGCCGCCGAAAAGGGACACGATGTGGTGATGGCGGATCACAAGCACACCTATTTTGACTACTACCAATCGGAAGACCGTTCGAGCGAGCCGCTCGCGTTCTCCAATACCCTGACGCTCGCGACGGTTTATCATTACGAGCCAATTCCCGAAGCCCTGGCCCCGGAGTTCGCTCATCACATTCTGGGGGCGCAGGCGCAGCTGTGGACCGAATACATGCCCGATTCCAAACAAGTCGAATATATGGCGCTGCCGCGTCTCGCCGCGCTGGCGGAGGTGACCTGGACCGACGCCGCGCACAAAGACTTCACCGACTTCGGCGAGCGCCTCAGCGTCCATTTCCGGCGGCTGGATGCGCTCCACGTCAACTATCGCCCCACCCATTTCGACGAAAGAAAAGACCGTGTCTAA
- a CDS encoding sodium:solute symporter family protein codes for MNLSWIDWTIVFASIILIRLVSWRTRSLMRGVADFLSANRTAGRYLLTISGEMGGFGVITLVAGFQAFTAAGFPTLWWSMMSMPLGLIFAMTGWVFYRLRETRALTVAQFFEMRYSRKFRIFAGLLCWLSGIINFGIFPAIAARFLIYFCGLPNVFTVAGIHIATYPALMIADLGLALFFVSNGGQISVMVTECVQGMVALFAYIAIAVAVIALIPWNHAVAAMNTAPADASMLNPFHTAGVQDFNAWFYLIGIFLSTYGFQTWLGAQGFMTSARNPHEQRMGNLISGWRRAPLTLVGLVLPLAAFTVMHLPQYAAQAAGINVDIHRITSSTLQNEMSVPIALAHILPVGIKGLLAMVVIFLSITCHDTYMHSWGAIFVQDVLIPWRGKALEPDEHVRWLRFSIFFVAVFAFFFSLFYVETDKILFFQAITGTIWLGGAGAVMIGGLYSRFGTTAGAYAAMIAGAVLGIGGLVIPNIWEAHHATKFPINGQWISLISSGVAIALYIGISMITGGVRSPFNLEKMLHRGIYAVDPHEHEVKSVGKSRWREMLGMGSEFSKGDRFLAILFAVWTFGWWAVFIGVCVAHFAFNAIPDQFWAPFWKVYLILLLAQCVPAAIWFTIGGVKDIKDLLQRLETAKRDPLDDGRVAHEDIPASSAPAGLGDEEKTLAGIS; via the coding sequence ATGAACCTTTCCTGGATCGACTGGACAATCGTCTTCGCCTCCATCATCCTGATCCGACTCGTCAGCTGGCGAACGCGTTCGCTGATGCGCGGGGTGGCGGACTTTCTCTCGGCGAACCGCACCGCCGGGCGTTATCTTCTGACGATCAGCGGCGAAATGGGCGGCTTTGGGGTCATCACGCTGGTCGCCGGCTTTCAGGCGTTCACGGCGGCGGGGTTTCCGACGCTCTGGTGGAGCATGATGTCGATGCCGCTGGGCCTCATCTTCGCGATGACCGGCTGGGTGTTCTATCGGCTGCGCGAAACCAGGGCGCTTACAGTGGCGCAGTTCTTTGAGATGCGCTACAGCCGCAAGTTCCGGATCTTCGCCGGTCTGCTCTGCTGGCTTTCGGGGATCATCAACTTCGGTATCTTCCCCGCCATCGCCGCGCGGTTTTTGATCTACTTCTGCGGTCTCCCCAATGTCTTCACGGTGGCGGGCATCCATATCGCGACCTACCCGGCGCTGATGATCGCCGACCTGGGATTAGCCCTCTTCTTTGTCAGCAACGGCGGTCAGATCTCCGTGATGGTGACTGAGTGCGTGCAGGGGATGGTGGCGCTGTTCGCCTATATCGCCATCGCTGTCGCGGTGATCGCGCTCATCCCGTGGAACCACGCCGTCGCGGCGATGAACACCGCGCCGGCGGACGCGTCCATGCTGAATCCGTTCCACACGGCGGGCGTCCAGGACTTCAACGCCTGGTTCTATCTGATCGGCATTTTCCTCTCGACCTACGGCTTCCAAACATGGCTGGGCGCTCAGGGCTTTATGACGTCGGCCCGCAACCCGCACGAACAGCGGATGGGCAATCTCATTTCGGGATGGCGGCGCGCTCCCTTAACGCTCGTGGGGTTGGTGCTGCCGCTGGCCGCCTTCACGGTCATGCATCTGCCGCAGTACGCCGCGCAGGCGGCCGGCATCAACGTCGATATCCATCGGATCACCAGCAGCACGCTGCAAAACGAGATGAGCGTCCCCATCGCGCTCGCGCATATTCTCCCGGTCGGGATCAAGGGCCTGCTGGCGATGGTGGTGATCTTCCTTTCGATCACTTGCCACGATACCTATATGCACTCCTGGGGCGCGATCTTCGTTCAGGACGTTTTGATCCCATGGCGCGGCAAGGCGCTGGAGCCGGACGAGCATGTCCGCTGGCTGCGCTTCTCGATCTTCTTCGTGGCGGTCTTCGCGTTCTTCTTCAGCCTGTTCTACGTCGAAACCGACAAAATCCTGTTCTTCCAGGCCATCACCGGCACGATCTGGCTGGGCGGCGCCGGCGCGGTGATGATCGGCGGATTGTACAGCCGCTTCGGCACCACGGCAGGCGCCTACGCCGCAATGATCGCCGGCGCGGTGCTGGGCATCGGCGGGCTGGTCATCCCCAACATCTGGGAGGCGCATCACGCGACCAAGTTCCCGATCAACGGCCAGTGGATCTCTCTGATCTCCAGCGGCGTCGCGATTGCGCTTTATATCGGGATCTCCATGATCACGGGCGGCGTCCGAAGTCCGTTCAATCTAGAGAAGATGCTGCACCGAGGAATCTACGCCGTCGATCCACACGAGCACGAAGTCAAATCGGTCGGCAAGAGCCGCTGGCGGGAGATGCTGGGGATGGGCTCGGAGTTCTCCAAGGGCGACCGTTTCCTCGCGATCCTCTTCGCCGTCTGGACCTTCGGCTGGTGGGCCGTATTCATCGGCGTCTGCGTCGCACACTTCGCCTTCAACGCGATCCCCGATCAGTTCTGGGCGCCGTTCTGGAAGGTGTACTTGATCCTGCTCCTGGCCCAGTGCGTCCCCGCCGCGATCTGGTTCACCATCGGCGGCGTCAAGGACATCAAGGATCTGCTCCAGCGGCTGGAAACCGCCAAGCGCGACCCACTGGACGATGGGCGCGTGGCGCATGAGGATATTCCCGCCAGCTCAGCCCCGGCAGGCTTAGGGGATGAGGAGAAGACGCTGGCGGGGATTTCTTGA
- a CDS encoding HAD family hydrolase: MYRTLLVDFDGTLTPSLTLWLQAFQYALDKLGRTVPEDTIIKRFYYRPYEETAAEFDLGSGKVFEGHVMDGLTITLAKAELFPGALDMLEAARELRMAVALVTSSPRPQVMSGLRNMGIEDAFDVIVSGDDVRHFKPHPEPVFKALHLLERGPDECLFVGDYTTDVLAGHAAGVHTALHLPAEHEPFYDFEMLRATRPTFTFTHYAELIAFMRRTNMLEPTLIGA, translated from the coding sequence ATGTACCGTACGCTTCTCGTCGATTTCGACGGCACCCTTACCCCCTCCCTCACCCTCTGGCTTCAGGCATTTCAATACGCGCTGGACAAGCTGGGCCGGACTGTTCCCGAAGACACGATCATCAAGAGATTTTATTATCGACCGTATGAAGAGACGGCGGCGGAGTTCGATTTGGGATCGGGCAAAGTCTTTGAAGGTCACGTGATGGACGGTTTGACGATCACGCTGGCGAAGGCGGAGCTGTTCCCCGGAGCGCTGGACATGCTGGAAGCGGCGCGTGAATTGAGGATGGCCGTGGCGCTGGTGACCTCCTCGCCGCGCCCGCAGGTGATGTCGGGGCTGCGCAATATGGGGATTGAGGACGCCTTTGATGTGATTGTGTCCGGCGATGACGTCCGGCACTTCAAGCCGCATCCCGAGCCCGTCTTCAAGGCGCTGCATCTGCTGGAGCGCGGCCCGGATGAATGCCTGTTTGTCGGCGATTATACGACGGACGTTCTGGCCGGACATGCCGCAGGGGTGCACACCGCGCTGCATTTGCCCGCCGAACACGAGCCGTTTTATGACTTCGAAATGCTGCGCGCGACCCGCCCGACATTCACATTCACGCATTACGCGGAACTCATCGCCTTTATGCGCCGTACAAATATGCTGGAACCGACTTTGATTGGAGCTTAA
- a CDS encoding NAD(P)-binding domain-containing protein: MPDLLDLFIVGAGPAGLAAACAAQDAGLTYLVVERQGVVQSLVDHPQQIQYFSPSDEMAIGGVPFFAPGGHKPTREQALAYYRAVAATRKLNLATWEEVIAAERVGEPAANEGFLIKTQRRIAGEGETRVWRARTLLVCAGTFPNPRPLRVPGAHLPKVLARLADPTPYFGRDVLVVGGGNSAATAGMTLAEAGARVTVAMRRAPVDFQNHLRPFIVRDLNIMAEEKRLTLLTNVCVAGVGSKSVHLVPVTGSEPAFELPNDFVFAMLGHTADMTLFHRLGLPLADDGLPIYDDETAETPTPGIYVAGSLSRANIILESRRRAVEIVERLVKLRGA; this comes from the coding sequence ATGCCTGACCTCTTGGACCTTTTCATTGTGGGCGCCGGCCCCGCCGGGCTCGCAGCCGCCTGCGCGGCGCAGGACGCCGGCCTGACTTATCTCGTGGTGGAGCGGCAAGGCGTCGTACAGTCGCTCGTGGACCATCCGCAGCAGATCCAATACTTTTCTCCCTCCGATGAGATGGCGATCGGCGGCGTTCCGTTCTTCGCGCCCGGCGGTCATAAGCCGACGCGGGAACAGGCGCTGGCGTACTACCGCGCCGTGGCCGCCACGCGCAAGCTGAACCTCGCGACCTGGGAAGAAGTCATCGCGGCCGAGCGGGTGGGGGAACCGGCGGCGAACGAAGGCTTTTTGATCAAAACACAGCGCCGGATCGCCGGCGAGGGCGAAACGCGCGTCTGGCGCGCCCGCACGCTCCTGGTCTGCGCCGGCACGTTTCCCAACCCCCGACCGCTGCGGGTTCCCGGCGCTCACTTGCCCAAGGTGCTCGCGCGCCTGGCCGATCCCACGCCTTATTTCGGACGGGATGTCCTCGTGGTCGGCGGCGGCAACTCGGCGGCCACCGCCGGCATGACCCTCGCGGAAGCCGGAGCCCGCGTCACCGTCGCCATGCGACGCGCGCCGGTCGATTTCCAAAATCATCTGCGCCCCTTTATCGTCCGCGATCTGAACATCATGGCCGAGGAGAAGCGACTGACGCTGCTCACCAATGTCTGTGTCGCAGGCGTCGGCTCCAAATCGGTCCATCTCGTCCCGGTTACCGGCTCCGAACCCGCCTTTGAACTCCCCAACGACTTCGTCTTCGCCATGCTCGGCCATACGGCGGACATGACGCTCTTTCACCGTCTTGGCCTGCCGCTCGCGGATGACGGCCTGCCGATTTACGACGACGAAACCGCGGAAACGCCCACGCCGGGAATCTATGTCGCCGGCTCTCTGTCGCGCGCCAACATCATTTTGGAATCGCGCCGCCGCGCGGTAGAGATTGTCGAGCGGCTCGTGAAACTGCGCGGCGCATAA
- a CDS encoding glucosamine-6-phosphate deaminase, with the protein MSNTTPCLTTVGVFVASDYSALCAQVADRIDALVRSKPDAVLGLATGATPLGVYAELVKRHREEGLDFSRVTCFNLDEYYPMSPKSLHSYRQFMSLNLFDYLNCKHWSVPDGRPSTFPQIETLCRDYEDAIRDSGGIDLQLLGVGRTGHMGFNEPGSSVHSRTRLVTLADVTRQDAAPGFGGLKNVPTQAITMGVGTILEARQIVMMASGAAKADIVRRVMTEDISAQLPASFVRLHENAVLCLDQAANG; encoded by the coding sequence GTGTCTAACACCACTCCCTGTCTCACAACAGTGGGCGTCTTCGTGGCGTCCGATTACTCCGCGCTCTGCGCGCAAGTCGCCGACCGGATCGACGCGCTCGTACGGTCGAAACCCGACGCCGTGCTGGGACTGGCGACCGGAGCCACTCCGCTGGGCGTTTACGCCGAGCTGGTAAAGCGTCACCGCGAAGAGGGACTGGACTTCTCCCGCGTGACGTGTTTCAACCTGGATGAGTACTATCCGATGTCGCCGAAGTCGCTGCACTCGTACCGGCAGTTCATGAGCCTCAACCTGTTCGACTATCTGAACTGCAAACACTGGAGCGTCCCCGATGGACGGCCATCGACCTTCCCGCAGATTGAAACTCTCTGCCGTGACTATGAAGACGCCATCCGCGACAGCGGCGGCATCGACCTGCAACTGCTCGGCGTCGGCCGCACGGGCCATATGGGCTTCAACGAACCCGGCAGTTCGGTGCACTCGCGCACCCGCCTGGTCACCCTCGCCGATGTCACCCGCCAGGACGCCGCCCCCGGCTTCGGCGGGCTGAAGAACGTGCCCACGCAGGCCATCACCATGGGCGTCGGCACGATTTTAGAAGCCCGCCAGATCGTGATGATGGCTTCCGGCGCCGCCAAAGCGGACATCGTCCGGCGCGTCATGACCGAAGACATCAGCGCGCAGCTCCCCGCCTCCTTCGTGCGCCTGCACGAAAACGCGGTTCTGTGCCTGGACCAAGCAGCAAACGGATAA